The Bos indicus x Bos taurus breed Angus x Brahman F1 hybrid chromosome 3, Bos_hybrid_MaternalHap_v2.0, whole genome shotgun sequence genome includes a window with the following:
- the LRIG2 gene encoding leucine-rich repeats and immunoglobulin-like domains protein 2 isoform X4 codes for MAPAPQGVREEPLLECGSRLLSRLLFLAQAVVLLLPAARAGLCPVPCSCRIPLLDCSRRKLPAPSWRALSTSLPPDAVSLDLSHNRLSNWNISLESQTLQEVKMNYNELTEIPYFGEPTSNITLLSLVHNIIPEINAEVFQFYPALETLDLSSNQISEIKTSSFPRMQLKYLNLSNNRITVLEAGCFDNLSSSLLVVKLNRNRISMIPPKIFKLPHLQFLELKRNRIKVVEGLTFQGLDSLRSLKMQRNGISKLKDGAFFGLDNMEELELEHNNLTEVNKGWLYGLRMLQQLYVSQNAVERISPDAWEFCQRLSELDLSYNQLTRLDESAFVGLSLLERLNLGDNRVTHIADGVFRFLSNLQTLNLRNNEISWAIEDASEAFAGLTSLTKLILQGNQIKSVTKKAFIGLESLEHLDLNNNAIMSIQENAFSQTRLKELILNTNSLLCDCHLKWLLQWLVDNNFQHSVNVSCAHPEWLAGQSILNVDLKDFVCDDLLKPQIRTHPETTVALRGVNVTLRCTAVSSSDSPMSALWRKDSEVLYDADIENFVRYQQQAGEALEYTSVLHLFNVNFTDEGKYQCIITNHFGSNYSHKAKLTVNEMPSFLKTPMDLTIRTGAMARLECAAEGHPAPQISWQKDGGTDFPAARERRMHVMPEDDVFFIANVKIEDMGIYSCMAQNIAGGLSANASLIVLETPSFIRPLEDKTVTRGETAVLQCIAGGSPAPRLNWTKDDGPLLVTERHFFAAANQLLIIVDAGLDDAGKYTCIMSNTLGTERGHIYLNVISSPNCDSSQSSIGHEDDGWTTVGIVIIVVVCCVVGTSLIWVIVIYHMRRKNEDYSITNTEELNLPADIPSYLSSQGTLSEPQEGYSNSEAGSHQQLMPPANGYLHKGTDGGAGTRVICSDCYDNANIYSRTREYCPYTYITEEDVLDQTLSSLMVQMPKETYLAHPPQDATTLESLVSSAERERCAFPTNHERMNEKKPSSTRMSSETLQRPLWNVSREPGQEITLEAPEKCAWDSAVILNV; via the exons GGATTTGAGTCATAATCGGTTGTCTAACTGGAACATCAGCTTGGAGTCTCAAACATTACAAGAAgt GAAAATGAATTATAATGAACTAACAGAAATCCCGTATTTTGGAGAACCAACTTCTAATATTACTCTCCTCTCATT AGTTCATAATATAATcccagaaataaatgcagaagTGTTCCAGTTTTACCCTGCTCTCGAGACTTTAGATCTCAGCTCAAATCAAATATCAGAAATCAAGACATCTTCATTTCCTCGCATGCAACTTAAGTATCT GAATTTGAGTAATAATAGGATAACCGTCTTGGAGGCTGGTTGCTTTGACAATTTGTCAAGTTCCTTATTAGTGGTGAAGTTAAACAGGAACAGAATTAGCATGATTCCACCCAAGATCTTCAAGCTACCTCACCTCCAGTTCTT ggaactTAAAAGAAACAGGATTAAAGTTGTGGAGGGCCTCACATTCCAAGGGCTTGACTCCTTAAGATCTTTGAAAATGCAACGGAATGGAATTAGCAAACTTAAGGATGGAGCTTTTTTTGGCTTGGATAACATGGAAGAATT AGAACTAGAGCATAATAACCTTACAGAAGTGAACAAGGGGTGGTTGTACGGCTTGCGAATGTTACAGCAGCTCTATGTGAGCCAGAATGCTGTTGAAAGAATCAGCCCTGATGCGTGGGAGTTCTGCCAAAGACTGTCTGAACT TGATTTGTCCTATAACCAGTTGACCCGTCTGGATGAATCTGCCTTTGTGGGTCTGAGCTTACTGGAGAGATTGAATTTAGGGGACAACAGAGTCACTCACATTGCTGATGGTGTATTTAGGTTTCTTTCCAATCTACAAACACT AAACTTAAGAAACAATGAAATTTCATGGGCCATAGAAGATGCTAGTGAAGCCTTTGCTGGACTCACAAGTCTCACTaaatt AATCTTACAAGGAAATCAGATTAAGTCAGTTACAAAGAAAGCATTCATTGGTCTTGAGTCCCTTGAGCATCT AGATTTGAACAACAATGCTATAATGTCTATCCAAGAAAATGCTTTTTCCCAGACTCGCTTGAAAGAATT GATTCTGAACACAAATAGTTTGCTTTGTGACTGCCATTTGAAGTGGTTGCTTCAGTGGCTGGTTGATAATAACTTTCAACATTCTGTGAATGTAAGCTGTGCACACCCTGAATGGCTTGCAGGGCAAAGCATCCTGAATGTGGATCTGAAAGATTTTGTctgtg aTGATTTGCTCAAGCCACAGATAAGAACTCATCCTGAAACCACAGTTGCTCTGAGAGGCGTGAATGTGACTCTGAGATGCACTGCGGTGAGCAGCAGTGATTCACCCATGTCTGCTCTGTGGCGCAAAGACAGTGAAGTCTTGTATGATGCTGATATTGAGAATTTTGTTCGTTATCAGCAACAGGCTGGAGAAGCTCTGGAATATACTAGTGTCCTACATCTTTTCAATGTGAATTTCACAGATGAAGGAAAATATCAGTGTATTATTACTAATCACTTTGGTTCTAACTATTCTCATAAAGCCAAACTGACTGTGAATG AGATGCCATCTTTTCTGAAAACTCCAATGGATCTAACTATTCGCACTGGTGCCATGGCCAGATTAGAATGTGCTGCGGAGGGGCACCCTGCACCTCAGATTTCCTGGCAGAAAGATGGTGGTACTGACTTTCCTGCGGCTCGAGAGAGACGCATGCATGTCATGCCTGAGGATGATGTTTTCTTCATTGCAAATGTGAAAATAGAAGACATGGGGATCTATAGCTGCATGGCACAGAATATAGCAGGCGGTCTCTCAGCAAATGCCTCGCTCATCGTGTTAG AGACACCCTCATTTATTAGACCCCTGGAGGACAAGACAGTAACTCGAGGTGAAACTGCAGTATTACAATGCATAGCTGGAGGGAGCCCCGCCCCTCGCCTCAACTGGACCAAAGatgatggacctttgctggtgaCAGAACGGCACTTCTTTGCTGCAGCCAACCAGCTTCTCATCATCGTAGATGCTGGGCtagatgatgctgggaaatatacCTGCATTATGTCAAACACCCTTGGGACAGAACGTGGTCACATTTACCTAAATGTGATTTCATCCCCCAATTGTGACTCTTCCCAGAGTAGCATTGGACATGAAGATGATGGGTGGACCACAGTTGGCATTGTGATCATTGTTGTGGTCTGCTGTGTAGTGGGAACCTCTTTGATCTGGGTCATTGTTATTTACCACATGAGAAGGAAAAACGAAGACTATAGTATCACGAACACAG AGGAACTCAACCTGCCTGCAGACATTCCCAGCTACTTGTCTTCCCAAGGAAcgctgtctgagccacaagaagGCTACAGCAACTCGGAGGCAGGCAGTCATCAGCAACTTATGCCTCCTGCCAATGGATATTTACACAAAGGCACTGATG GTGGCGCTGGCACCAGAGTTATCTGCTCAGATTGTTATGACAATGCTAACATCTACTCCCGGACCCGAGAATACTGTCCATACACCTATATTACTGAAGAGGATGTTCTGGATCAGACACTGTCCAGCCTCATGGTCCAGATGCCCAAAGAGACTTACTTGGCACATCCTCCCCAAGATGCCACTACCCTGGAGAGCCTGGTGTcgtcagcagagagagagagatgtgccTTTCCCACCAACCATGAGAGGATGAATGAGAAGAAGCCTTCCTCCACGCGGATGAGCAGTG AAACCTTGCAGCGGCCTCTGTGGAACGTAAGCAGAGAACCAG GACAAGAAATAACTTTGGAGGCCCCTGAGAAGtgtgcctgggattctgcagtgattttaaacgTATAG
- the LRIG2 gene encoding leucine-rich repeats and immunoglobulin-like domains protein 2 isoform X5, whose amino-acid sequence MNYNELTEIPYFGEPTSNITLLSLVHNIIPEINAEVFQFYPALETLDLSSNQISEIKTSSFPRMQLKYLNLSNNRITVLEAGCFDNLSSSLLVVKLNRNRISMIPPKIFKLPHLQFLELKRNRIKVVEGLTFQGLDSLRSLKMQRNGISKLKDGAFFGLDNMEELELEHNNLTEVNKGWLYGLRMLQQLYVSQNAVERISPDAWEFCQRLSELDLSYNQLTRLDESAFVGLSLLERLNLGDNRVTHIADGVFRFLSNLQTLNLRNNEISWAIEDASEAFAGLTSLTKLILQGNQIKSVTKKAFIGLESLEHLDLNNNAIMSIQENAFSQTRLKELILNTNSLLCDCHLKWLLQWLVDNNFQHSVNVSCAHPEWLAGQSILNVDLKDFVCDDLLKPQIRTHPETTVALRGVNVTLRCTAVSSSDSPMSALWRKDSEVLYDADIENFVRYQQQAGEALEYTSVLHLFNVNFTDEGKYQCIITNHFGSNYSHKAKLTVNEMPSFLKTPMDLTIRTGAMARLECAAEGHPAPQISWQKDGGTDFPAARERRMHVMPEDDVFFIANVKIEDMGIYSCMAQNIAGGLSANASLIVLETPSFIRPLEDKTVTRGETAVLQCIAGGSPAPRLNWTKDDGPLLVTERHFFAAANQLLIIVDAGLDDAGKYTCIMSNTLGTERGHIYLNVISSPNCDSSQSSIGHEDDGWTTVGIVIIVVVCCVVGTSLIWVIVIYHMRRKNEDYSITNTEELNLPADIPSYLSSQGTLSEPQEGYSNSEAGSHQQLMPPANGYLHKGTDGGAGTRVICSDCYDNANIYSRTREYCPYTYITEEDVLDQTLSSLMVQMPKETYLAHPPQDATTLESLVSSAERERCAFPTNHERMNEKKPSSTRMSSGKGHGVVCCFETLQRPLWNVSREPGMPHPPFPQQSVLESSQLHQNEGLAESDPDCSTSPTPCHRLHDHTFDFSRTRNVHNGSEGT is encoded by the exons ATGAATTATAATGAACTAACAGAAATCCCGTATTTTGGAGAACCAACTTCTAATATTACTCTCCTCTCATT AGTTCATAATATAATcccagaaataaatgcagaagTGTTCCAGTTTTACCCTGCTCTCGAGACTTTAGATCTCAGCTCAAATCAAATATCAGAAATCAAGACATCTTCATTTCCTCGCATGCAACTTAAGTATCT GAATTTGAGTAATAATAGGATAACCGTCTTGGAGGCTGGTTGCTTTGACAATTTGTCAAGTTCCTTATTAGTGGTGAAGTTAAACAGGAACAGAATTAGCATGATTCCACCCAAGATCTTCAAGCTACCTCACCTCCAGTTCTT ggaactTAAAAGAAACAGGATTAAAGTTGTGGAGGGCCTCACATTCCAAGGGCTTGACTCCTTAAGATCTTTGAAAATGCAACGGAATGGAATTAGCAAACTTAAGGATGGAGCTTTTTTTGGCTTGGATAACATGGAAGAATT AGAACTAGAGCATAATAACCTTACAGAAGTGAACAAGGGGTGGTTGTACGGCTTGCGAATGTTACAGCAGCTCTATGTGAGCCAGAATGCTGTTGAAAGAATCAGCCCTGATGCGTGGGAGTTCTGCCAAAGACTGTCTGAACT TGATTTGTCCTATAACCAGTTGACCCGTCTGGATGAATCTGCCTTTGTGGGTCTGAGCTTACTGGAGAGATTGAATTTAGGGGACAACAGAGTCACTCACATTGCTGATGGTGTATTTAGGTTTCTTTCCAATCTACAAACACT AAACTTAAGAAACAATGAAATTTCATGGGCCATAGAAGATGCTAGTGAAGCCTTTGCTGGACTCACAAGTCTCACTaaatt AATCTTACAAGGAAATCAGATTAAGTCAGTTACAAAGAAAGCATTCATTGGTCTTGAGTCCCTTGAGCATCT AGATTTGAACAACAATGCTATAATGTCTATCCAAGAAAATGCTTTTTCCCAGACTCGCTTGAAAGAATT GATTCTGAACACAAATAGTTTGCTTTGTGACTGCCATTTGAAGTGGTTGCTTCAGTGGCTGGTTGATAATAACTTTCAACATTCTGTGAATGTAAGCTGTGCACACCCTGAATGGCTTGCAGGGCAAAGCATCCTGAATGTGGATCTGAAAGATTTTGTctgtg aTGATTTGCTCAAGCCACAGATAAGAACTCATCCTGAAACCACAGTTGCTCTGAGAGGCGTGAATGTGACTCTGAGATGCACTGCGGTGAGCAGCAGTGATTCACCCATGTCTGCTCTGTGGCGCAAAGACAGTGAAGTCTTGTATGATGCTGATATTGAGAATTTTGTTCGTTATCAGCAACAGGCTGGAGAAGCTCTGGAATATACTAGTGTCCTACATCTTTTCAATGTGAATTTCACAGATGAAGGAAAATATCAGTGTATTATTACTAATCACTTTGGTTCTAACTATTCTCATAAAGCCAAACTGACTGTGAATG AGATGCCATCTTTTCTGAAAACTCCAATGGATCTAACTATTCGCACTGGTGCCATGGCCAGATTAGAATGTGCTGCGGAGGGGCACCCTGCACCTCAGATTTCCTGGCAGAAAGATGGTGGTACTGACTTTCCTGCGGCTCGAGAGAGACGCATGCATGTCATGCCTGAGGATGATGTTTTCTTCATTGCAAATGTGAAAATAGAAGACATGGGGATCTATAGCTGCATGGCACAGAATATAGCAGGCGGTCTCTCAGCAAATGCCTCGCTCATCGTGTTAG AGACACCCTCATTTATTAGACCCCTGGAGGACAAGACAGTAACTCGAGGTGAAACTGCAGTATTACAATGCATAGCTGGAGGGAGCCCCGCCCCTCGCCTCAACTGGACCAAAGatgatggacctttgctggtgaCAGAACGGCACTTCTTTGCTGCAGCCAACCAGCTTCTCATCATCGTAGATGCTGGGCtagatgatgctgggaaatatacCTGCATTATGTCAAACACCCTTGGGACAGAACGTGGTCACATTTACCTAAATGTGATTTCATCCCCCAATTGTGACTCTTCCCAGAGTAGCATTGGACATGAAGATGATGGGTGGACCACAGTTGGCATTGTGATCATTGTTGTGGTCTGCTGTGTAGTGGGAACCTCTTTGATCTGGGTCATTGTTATTTACCACATGAGAAGGAAAAACGAAGACTATAGTATCACGAACACAG AGGAACTCAACCTGCCTGCAGACATTCCCAGCTACTTGTCTTCCCAAGGAAcgctgtctgagccacaagaagGCTACAGCAACTCGGAGGCAGGCAGTCATCAGCAACTTATGCCTCCTGCCAATGGATATTTACACAAAGGCACTGATG GTGGCGCTGGCACCAGAGTTATCTGCTCAGATTGTTATGACAATGCTAACATCTACTCCCGGACCCGAGAATACTGTCCATACACCTATATTACTGAAGAGGATGTTCTGGATCAGACACTGTCCAGCCTCATGGTCCAGATGCCCAAAGAGACTTACTTGGCACATCCTCCCCAAGATGCCACTACCCTGGAGAGCCTGGTGTcgtcagcagagagagagagatgtgccTTTCCCACCAACCATGAGAGGATGAATGAGAAGAAGCCTTCCTCCACGCGGATGAGCAGTGGTAAAGGGCACGGcgttgtttgttgttttg AAACCTTGCAGCGGCCTCTGTGGAACGTAAGCAGAGAACCAGGTATGCCTCATCCTCCTTTTCCCCAGCAGTCAGTCCTTGAGTCATCACAACTCCATCAAAACGAGGGCCTGGCAGAGAGTGATCCAGACTGTTCCACTAGCCCCACGCCCTGTCACAGGTTACACGACCACACTTTTGATTTTAGTAGGACTCGGAACGTTCACAATGGCAGTGAGGGCACATGA
- the LRIG2 gene encoding leucine-rich repeats and immunoglobulin-like domains protein 2 isoform X3: MAPAPQGVREEPLLECGSRLLSRLLFLAQAVVLLLPAARAGLCPVPCSCRIPLLDCSRRKLPAPSWRALSTSLPPDAVSLDLSHNRLSNWNISLESQTLQEVKMNYNELTEIPYFGEPTSNITLLSLVHNIIPEINAEVFQFYPALETLDLSSNQISEIKTSSFPRMQLKYLNLSNNRITVLEAGCFDNLSSSLLVVKLNRNRISMIPPKIFKLPHLQFLELKRNRIKVVEGLTFQGLDSLRSLKMQRNGISKLKDGAFFGLDNMEELELEHNNLTEVNKGWLYGLRMLQQLYVSQNAVERISPDAWEFCQRLSELDLSYNQLTRLDESAFVGLSLLERLNLGDNRVTHIADGVFRFLSNLQTLNLRNNEISWAIEDASEAFAGLTSLTKLILQGNQIKSVTKKAFIGLESLEHLDLNNNAIMSIQENAFSQTRLKELILNTNSLLCDCHLKWLLQWLVDNNFQHSVNVSCAHPEWLAGQSILNVDLKDFVCDDLLKPQIRTHPETTVALRGVNVTLRCTAVSSSDSPMSALWRKDSEVLYDADIENFVRYQQQAGEALEYTSVLHLFNVNFTDEGKYQCIITNHFGSNYSHKAKLTVNEMPSFLKTPMDLTIRTGAMARLECAAEGHPAPQISWQKDGGTDFPAARERRMHVMPEDDVFFIANVKIEDMGIYSCMAQNIAGGLSANASLIVLETPSFIRPLEDKTVTRGETAVLQCIAGGSPAPRLNWTKDDGPLLVTERHFFAAANQLLIIVDAGLDDAGKYTCIMSNTLGTERGHIYLNVISSPNCDSSQSSIGHEDDGWTTVGIVIIVVVCCVVGTSLIWVIVIYHMRRKNEDYSITNTEELNLPADIPSYLSSQGTLSEPQEGYSNSEAGSHQQLMPPANGYLHKGTDGGAGTRVICSDCYDNANIYSRTREYCPYTYITEEDVLDQTLSSLMVQMPKETYLAHPPQDATTLESLVSSAERERCAFPTNHERMNEKKPSSTRMSSGKGHGVVCCFETLQRPLWNVSREPGQEITLEAPEKCAWDSAVILNV, from the exons GGATTTGAGTCATAATCGGTTGTCTAACTGGAACATCAGCTTGGAGTCTCAAACATTACAAGAAgt GAAAATGAATTATAATGAACTAACAGAAATCCCGTATTTTGGAGAACCAACTTCTAATATTACTCTCCTCTCATT AGTTCATAATATAATcccagaaataaatgcagaagTGTTCCAGTTTTACCCTGCTCTCGAGACTTTAGATCTCAGCTCAAATCAAATATCAGAAATCAAGACATCTTCATTTCCTCGCATGCAACTTAAGTATCT GAATTTGAGTAATAATAGGATAACCGTCTTGGAGGCTGGTTGCTTTGACAATTTGTCAAGTTCCTTATTAGTGGTGAAGTTAAACAGGAACAGAATTAGCATGATTCCACCCAAGATCTTCAAGCTACCTCACCTCCAGTTCTT ggaactTAAAAGAAACAGGATTAAAGTTGTGGAGGGCCTCACATTCCAAGGGCTTGACTCCTTAAGATCTTTGAAAATGCAACGGAATGGAATTAGCAAACTTAAGGATGGAGCTTTTTTTGGCTTGGATAACATGGAAGAATT AGAACTAGAGCATAATAACCTTACAGAAGTGAACAAGGGGTGGTTGTACGGCTTGCGAATGTTACAGCAGCTCTATGTGAGCCAGAATGCTGTTGAAAGAATCAGCCCTGATGCGTGGGAGTTCTGCCAAAGACTGTCTGAACT TGATTTGTCCTATAACCAGTTGACCCGTCTGGATGAATCTGCCTTTGTGGGTCTGAGCTTACTGGAGAGATTGAATTTAGGGGACAACAGAGTCACTCACATTGCTGATGGTGTATTTAGGTTTCTTTCCAATCTACAAACACT AAACTTAAGAAACAATGAAATTTCATGGGCCATAGAAGATGCTAGTGAAGCCTTTGCTGGACTCACAAGTCTCACTaaatt AATCTTACAAGGAAATCAGATTAAGTCAGTTACAAAGAAAGCATTCATTGGTCTTGAGTCCCTTGAGCATCT AGATTTGAACAACAATGCTATAATGTCTATCCAAGAAAATGCTTTTTCCCAGACTCGCTTGAAAGAATT GATTCTGAACACAAATAGTTTGCTTTGTGACTGCCATTTGAAGTGGTTGCTTCAGTGGCTGGTTGATAATAACTTTCAACATTCTGTGAATGTAAGCTGTGCACACCCTGAATGGCTTGCAGGGCAAAGCATCCTGAATGTGGATCTGAAAGATTTTGTctgtg aTGATTTGCTCAAGCCACAGATAAGAACTCATCCTGAAACCACAGTTGCTCTGAGAGGCGTGAATGTGACTCTGAGATGCACTGCGGTGAGCAGCAGTGATTCACCCATGTCTGCTCTGTGGCGCAAAGACAGTGAAGTCTTGTATGATGCTGATATTGAGAATTTTGTTCGTTATCAGCAACAGGCTGGAGAAGCTCTGGAATATACTAGTGTCCTACATCTTTTCAATGTGAATTTCACAGATGAAGGAAAATATCAGTGTATTATTACTAATCACTTTGGTTCTAACTATTCTCATAAAGCCAAACTGACTGTGAATG AGATGCCATCTTTTCTGAAAACTCCAATGGATCTAACTATTCGCACTGGTGCCATGGCCAGATTAGAATGTGCTGCGGAGGGGCACCCTGCACCTCAGATTTCCTGGCAGAAAGATGGTGGTACTGACTTTCCTGCGGCTCGAGAGAGACGCATGCATGTCATGCCTGAGGATGATGTTTTCTTCATTGCAAATGTGAAAATAGAAGACATGGGGATCTATAGCTGCATGGCACAGAATATAGCAGGCGGTCTCTCAGCAAATGCCTCGCTCATCGTGTTAG AGACACCCTCATTTATTAGACCCCTGGAGGACAAGACAGTAACTCGAGGTGAAACTGCAGTATTACAATGCATAGCTGGAGGGAGCCCCGCCCCTCGCCTCAACTGGACCAAAGatgatggacctttgctggtgaCAGAACGGCACTTCTTTGCTGCAGCCAACCAGCTTCTCATCATCGTAGATGCTGGGCtagatgatgctgggaaatatacCTGCATTATGTCAAACACCCTTGGGACAGAACGTGGTCACATTTACCTAAATGTGATTTCATCCCCCAATTGTGACTCTTCCCAGAGTAGCATTGGACATGAAGATGATGGGTGGACCACAGTTGGCATTGTGATCATTGTTGTGGTCTGCTGTGTAGTGGGAACCTCTTTGATCTGGGTCATTGTTATTTACCACATGAGAAGGAAAAACGAAGACTATAGTATCACGAACACAG AGGAACTCAACCTGCCTGCAGACATTCCCAGCTACTTGTCTTCCCAAGGAAcgctgtctgagccacaagaagGCTACAGCAACTCGGAGGCAGGCAGTCATCAGCAACTTATGCCTCCTGCCAATGGATATTTACACAAAGGCACTGATG GTGGCGCTGGCACCAGAGTTATCTGCTCAGATTGTTATGACAATGCTAACATCTACTCCCGGACCCGAGAATACTGTCCATACACCTATATTACTGAAGAGGATGTTCTGGATCAGACACTGTCCAGCCTCATGGTCCAGATGCCCAAAGAGACTTACTTGGCACATCCTCCCCAAGATGCCACTACCCTGGAGAGCCTGGTGTcgtcagcagagagagagagatgtgccTTTCCCACCAACCATGAGAGGATGAATGAGAAGAAGCCTTCCTCCACGCGGATGAGCAGTGGTAAAGGGCACGGcgttgtttgttgttttg AAACCTTGCAGCGGCCTCTGTGGAACGTAAGCAGAGAACCAG GACAAGAAATAACTTTGGAGGCCCCTGAGAAGtgtgcctgggattctgcagtgattttaaacgTATAG